DNA sequence from the Deltaproteobacteria bacterium genome:
GTCACTGCCCTTGACGTAGCCGCATTCATCCTGAAGACGTGCGGGAAGATGACGGCGATGAAGCTCCAAAAGCTCGTCTACTATAGCCAGGCATGGCACCTCGTCTGGGAGGAGAAGCCGCTCTTCAAGGATCCGATCGAGGCGTGGGCTAATGGGCCCGTGGTGCCAAAGCTGTACAATGCACATCGAGGCGAATTCGAGGTATCGGAGATTCCTGGGGGGGACGCTGCTCGA
Encoded proteins:
- a CDS encoding DUF4065 domain-containing protein, which gives rise to MVTALDVAAFILKTCGKMTAMKLQKLVYYSQAWHLVWEEKPLFKDPIEAWANGPVVPKLYNAHRGEFEVSEIPGGDAARLSAKQQASVEAVCKYYGKWTSQQLSDLTHQEAPWRDARTGIPDGERGHGEVSPAALAEYYGGLSRKAQ